CCACCTATTTCTTCTTTTTCTTCTTCAGAAAGTGAAGCCATAAATTCGTCTAAAACAGCTGTAAATGCAACTTTACGTTCGTTTTTGTTTGGGTTTCCTTGTGCAGCAACTTTATATATTTTATCGTAAGTTGCCTTGCGAACACGCTCTTTAAGTTCTTCGTTTACTATTGTTTTTTCGTATGCACGTACCGGTTTTTTGCCTACTTGTTCAGCAAACTCAACAAGTGCCTTACATTGAACCTTTATAGCTTCGTGTGCAAATTTAATTGCAGCAAGCATATCAGCTTCCGATACTTCTTTCATTTCTCCTTCAACCATTACAATATCTGTAGGAGAAGCGGCAACAATCATATCCATGTCTGATTTTTCCATGTCGGATATGGTAGGATTTATTTTGAATTTGCCATCAATTCTACCAACTCTTACTTCCGATACCGGACCATTAAATGGAATATCTGATACCGTTAGTGCAGCACAGGCTGCTAAACAAGCCAATGCATCGGGCATAATATTTCTGTCGGCAGATATTAAGGAAATCATTACTTGTGTATCTGCGTGGTAATCTTCAGGAAATTGCGGACGTAGCGCTCTATCTACTAAACGGCTTATTAATACTTCGTAATCCGATAATTTTGCTTCACGTTTAAAAAATCCACCTGGGAAGCGACCTGTAGCTGCAAATTTTTCTTGGTAATCTACAGAAAGAGGTAAAAAATCAACTCCTTCTTTTGCTTTTGGGCTAGATACTACAGTTGCTAACAACATGGTGTTGCCATGTTTTACAACTACCGATCCATCTGCTTGTTTAGCCAGCTTACCTGTTTCCAGAGTAATGGTTCTGCCGTCTCCTATGTCAAATGTTTTTGTAATTCCTTTCATTGTACTTAATTTTTAACTTGTTTTTATTTATTCTCTGTCTTAACCAAATTATACCGTTTGTATAATTTATTTTGTGTATTTGCTTTTTAATACGAAAGGGCAACTTTTGTAAAATTGCCCTTTCAAAATCAATAGTAGAAAATAATTATTTTCTAATGTCTAATTTTTTAAGGATAGCACGGTATCTTTCAATATCGTTAGCTTTTAGATAATTCAAAAGTCTTTTTCTTTTGCTTACTAAATTTATAAGAGATTTTTGTGTGTTTACGTCTTTACGCGCCTTAGATAAATGACCTGTTAAATGGTCTATTCTGTGGGTAAACAAAGCAATTTGAGATTCAGGAGTACCTGTGTCTTTTTCTGATTTGCCGTGTTTTTTAAAGATATCCTTCTTTACGTCTGCTGTTAAATACATGTTTATATCTATTTCTATTTATTATTAGGAACGCAAAGATAAGGCTTTTTAAGAAATTAACAAAATTGACTGTTAGTAATTTGGCAAATTGTTTCTAATTGCTGTTAAGTTGTTGTTAGTTAGTGTTTTATGGTTTGTTGGTTGTGTGTTGCAATTGGTTTTTTTGTGTTTTTAACTGGCTGAACGTTGGGGAAGCTTACAGTCTTGCACCTAACGGTTTGCAAACAGCCCCAGTAAATTTTACCAAGCTGTCTAATTGTCAATATACAAAATTTATTGGAGCTGTTTGTTGTTAGCCACAGGCGTTACCTATAACAGGTCTAACACCACCTTAATATTTTCTTTCAGTTTTGTTTTTTGGTCTTTTGTCAGTTGTCCAACTTTTTTTATGAGTCTGCGATTGTCAATTGCACGAATTTGATCAACAAGGATGTCGCTCGGTTTTTCCAACTGTCCTTTTTTTAAGTGTACGCGTAAT
This sequence is a window from Bacteroidota bacterium. Protein-coding genes within it:
- the rpsO gene encoding 30S ribosomal protein S15 — encoded protein: MYLTADVKKDIFKKHGKSEKDTGTPESQIALFTHRIDHLTGHLSKARKDVNTQKSLINLVSKRKRLLNYLKANDIERYRAILKKLDIRK
- a CDS encoding type II toxin-antitoxin system PemK/MazF family toxin; the encoded protein is MKIKQFDIWLADLNPSRGTEPGKTRPVVIIQTNLLNDEHSSTIICPVTTNVKTDIEILRVHLKKGQLEKPSDILVDQIRAIDNRRLIKKVGQLTKDQKTKLKENIKVVLDLL